Genomic segment of Eremothecium sinecaudum strain ATCC 58844 chromosome VIII, complete sequence:
ACATCAGAAAGTGAAATACACTTAGCATTTAGCTCCGGGAAAACCTGTTTACATAACTGTTCGTCGCCTTCTTCGCCAGGAGGGATTAGAACTTCCACAGGAAGGGTAGTACCTAACTTTCTTAGCATTTTAATCATCACCAATGACAAAACACTAAACTGACCTCCACCCACAGTCACAATACCTCGACCCTGGTAAGCACCCTTTGGGAGAGATAAAAGGCTTATAGCATTAACATAACTGTTGTGCTTTTTCTTCAACATATCTCTATCTGACTTCGATATTTCCAAACACTGACCCAAATTCTTGGTCGTAAGTAAATCCCACCTATCAACACTATCTGGTCTCCCCACAACATTCTCATCTAACCTACACCCCTTACCGTATTTCTTACTACTTCTGCCCACAGGAGAAAACTCTTTTATATGTTGAAACACCTTTTCAAAGTACTTGTGTAATTTCACCTGCCTTTCATACTTTAAATCGTCTGATAAAGGTCGCTGATCTTCATGAATAGCATATGCATCTGGTTTAGCTGGTTCTTGAGGTATTCCCGACTTATCACCAGTTAAATGACTTGGTATAAAATCCCAACTATCAGTTAGTATACCAGATTTGATGATGTGATTAGCGGTCAAAAACAGTATACAACACAATATAGTGAATATGACCAATCGCACTGTTTTTGACAGCCTTCTTGTCAAGACTAAAATCATTGTTATTGATGTACAGGTCTTGGTAAGTTTTTTAAGACCCTATCAGTTTAAAAAATTGTCCCGCCTTAAAGCTTATGAGTTAATGgttaattttaatatatatctGTACATAACGGACTCTGTGGAAAAATTTTTAAGTTTGTCTTTGGTGGTGTGGTTTCCTTTATTATGCATAAGCCTCTTCACTCCTTACGGTAAAATCCTATACATAATTAATAGTACTATTATTTTTACATCGGGTTACTAGGTATCGCGATCATACGGGCAAGATATTATGTCTGGCTGGCGTTACTAAGACCTTATCTAAAGTCGCTGTTAATTATTAAGCAAAAAAATTGTTAACGTACGGCAATCTTGTACGAATGAAATATTCTTTTATGAACCATCGACCTGTATGAATAAGAAAACTCTGACGTATAGTCAATCCTACGTATTACATCTAAGTCCGTTGAAAAGCTCCGTTCGAGAGGTCGGAGTGGAAGCTTGAAGAAGTAAAAAGATCTGTTCGCTAATAATTCATCTGAATTGAACTCGAAACTGTAGCATAATCGTCTCCGTACTCGTAACCCGTAATCCTTATGGTACATACTGTAAGGAGCGGCGTGAATGTCGGCCCTGACAATGGTTTGGCAGTCACTGGCGACGAGGCACGTTGTTCGGGGCGGGAACCATGACGGTTTACGGGTGAGTTTCGGCTGCATTTCAATTAGGCGAATTGTGCCGGGTTTTAAGGGCTCATATTGCACGTGCGGGGCACATGTCTCGGACGATTATGTATCCGTCGTTTTGTACGACATAATATCTCGTACGTATACGGTTGTGCGAGCAGCAGAGCGAGCAGCAGAGCGAGCAGCAACTTGGGTAGCAGCAGACGGTAGTTGAGGTACTAGCCAGTGGTCTGCTGTTGCGTGGATTAAGGAGCCAGCCAGCTTCACGGTGCGTGGGAAGCGATTCACAGATCAGACTTGTGCTCGGTATACTGCAATATGATTGGTCGGCTTCGGTACTATGacaaaaaaaaatatatttacGAAGTGTTAACTGTTAAACAGTTAGAAGAGGAGTGATTGTGTAGCTGCTATACGACATACTGGGAAAAAATGGGTTCCGCTTACACGATTTTTGGTAGATCTGTTCCTTCACACTATTTGGCCATTGGTACCATCTCAGCAACTGCTTTGTTGGCAGTTCCAAACCCATTCAAGAAGTCTGAGCCAAAGAAGGTTTGGAATGCTTCATCTGAAGAGGAGGACAAGTTCGTGAGTGAGTACTTGGCTAAGCATTTGAAGGAATAATGGGTGTTTAACTATGTAAGTTTATGCATTGATCTTTTTATACCCTTTTTAAGTACTTTAACGATGTTATACCAGatagaaaaaaaattaGATGATATAATATACATTTTGACTTATATATTGCTTGCCTCAGTCTTTGAAAATGGCCTCGTTAGATAGTGGATCCACAGCCAAGACGTTTTCCCGTTTTCTGATCTTTCTAGCGACGGCTGCGTCAGCTCTGGCCTTAGCTTCCTTAGCGGCCTGTTGTTTCAATTGAGACCTCACCAAGTTTGGAGAAACATATTGCTTGTTTTCGTATATCTTTGGTCCGCCTAGAGAACCCTCCAAGATCAAGATTGGAGTCATAACTAGACGTGGCCCAATTTCAACCAAAGAAAGGTCTTCCTCGTCGGTCTTATCTTCGTACTCGTCGTTGTTTCTTGCTGAATGGGAAATCTCGTAGTTTCTTATCCAAATTTTGTCGTCAACTATGCTGAACGACATAACGTGGTCAATAAAAGGTTTAGACTTTCTAGCCTGTGGAGGAACGCCGAAACTATGGATGAACATTTCCTTAATGAGTTTATAGTGCGTAGAAGACTCAAACCTGGAATCAAACGATAACACAGGTCTAGAACCACTTAGACAGTTACCGGTAAAATCCAATTCATCCATAGTGTGTATGTTCTGAAGATAAAACTTTACTGTTGGTCCATTAGGTGGTTTCGACATCCATAGGTATAGGTCCATATGCTTTCTAGCCTCAAAAAACATAACATTGTTACAATTGTATAGTTCTGCAATCTCGTTCAACTGGCCTAAATCCTTTTTCGTATCTAATTTAGGTTCCTTTCTAGCATGAGGCATTAGCTTGAATAAATCCTGAATTAGATGTCTATGTCTATAAGTAACACCTCTGGAGGTGATTAACAACGTACGTTGCTTGTTAATGAACGCATTTTTCTCATTTTTGTCTGcattcttcttcttggaGTCCTTGGCTCCTGATAGGGCCTTATAGATACTCGACATCCCGCACTTCTTTTCAAATATAACAGGTTGTAATGAGTGTAGCCAAGGACCTCATCTCATCgcattaaaaattttcacGCTTTGAAcccaaaaaaaaaaagaaattaaAGAAATAGAAAATACACAACAGAGATCCGTTAAAACAGAATAACATAACATAAGTTTATACCAAGATTAATATCTCATCGTCAATAAGACTGGTCTATATTTCCGCGTGGGCTATCGCTACTTTTATCAAGTTGGTTCTGTTGTCTTTGAGGGTTTACAACTATTCGCCTTTTAACAATTAAAATTGAAAACTAAATTGTGCAGCTCCCCTTGGTCCTTATAATGCAATATACTGCAAGAATTGAATCTATTTAAGGTTAACAAGGTTTAATATTGTTTATTACTATTTTAAAAGAATGAATAaacattgtgaagagaTTTTTCTCTTAATTGAGGCTGAACGTTTTAAGCAAGCGCGTACTAATGTTGGAAAGCTATTATCTCAGCTACCATCGTCTACATACTTGAAAATTTTGGACCAGTATGTGAAGTTCAGGCAATCTCCTGGGAAGTATAGTTATGAGAATAATTTGGCACCGTTGCTGGAAATGACTGCGACTAAGGCTAATGATGCTAGTTCTTTGGAATTACTGCATAACTTTTTAGTTGAATTGAAAAGCCCAGTCTCACCTCTAATTCCATATGAGCGTGCTATAACTAAATATCCTAGTTCAGATTTATGCTATTTGTGGTTTGAACGGTCATTGGCGGATTTAGATTTTGAGTATATGAATAGGTCTTCGTTCCAACTTCCACGTTATGTTTCGGACTCCAGAGGTGTTAAAATCTGGAATGCTGTTGTTGCTTTGTCTTGGTTTAAAACAGATCCTGATGCATTCAAAAATAAAGACAGGCATTTATATTTGCAACTTTCTTATCAGCTTTTGAGCAATCTGAAGCCTCCTATAAATGAACAGGAAGTAGTTATATTCTCTCAGCTGTGCGAACTCTTAGGAGAACAACATTCTGCTGAAATTGTGGAAGAGATTTTTAAGTTTATGGATAAAGACAGGGGATCTTTAGATCTCTATGTAAAGGATTTACTTGTCAGAAATCTGAAATTGCTTGGAAAATACGATCAATTGTTCGATACATGTGTACGACTGTTGAAGCAATTTGATGATATTTTGCTACTAAAACATCTTATTTATGCCGGTTTCAAATTGAACAAACCTATGAATGAGATTTCTGGTTTATTTACTAATACGAGAAATGGGTCTCTTGCTTACCTGGAACTTTCAGTGGTTTACGAGGGTAAAGTTTCTGATTCTGCGTTAAGACACTACCTAAGCAGATTTCATGATAAACCCTGTTGTCCTGTTGATATATCACATTACATGAAATACATAAATCAAGATATGCTTACTTCCATATTTGCTGAAAATAAGTCCGGACTTCAGCATGATGCAAACTTGGTTAAAATTTTGGGACCAACTTATGCAAACCAATGTATGGAACTATTCATAAAATATCAATCTACTTTGAGGGCCAAACCAGACACTGACTATTCGAGCTGCTCATTTCTTGTACTACAGGTTGTAAATGATTTGCTTGATCCAAAACTTATGACTTTATCCAAGGTTCTGACTGCTGTTTCTATATTAGAATCATATCAATCTGAAGACCCCTTTAATTATGATACCAGAATATGGCTGATAGTCCTCTACCAGTACTTAGGCATTGCTCCTTTAGCACACAAACACTATATGGCGCTGaacattaaaaatattCAAGTTGATGTAGTAGACCACATTATTTACACCAGGTACTCTACGTTATATCCTAACAAGAACCATGATTATCTGAGAAAGAAACTTTCTGGTAGTGAATCTGCAGTTTATCAGTCATTACACGGTATCCCAGATATGATTAAAGTTGCTTTCGTTAAAGGTTCCTTCACGAAAATACCGGGAATGATTTCGTTATATGACCAGCTGCGGCGCTCTTTAATGAGGTGGATGAATATTGCTGAATCTCATAAAGTTTTGCGTTTATTTAATGACAAAAaaagttctcatttgaaaACTTTACATAAAGAACTGCTGAAGCTTGGCGACGGTAAATTCGGCGATTGGGCTGATAATCGAGATTTTAGTCTCGTAACAAACTTTGTGGGTAATGTTGAGAGCAAGAATGATGTTATTACCGAATACATGAATATTAATAACGACTATGTTACTTCCCAAATATGCCAAACGCTAATGTTAGAGTGTATTACTGTTGGTGGTCGTAACACTTTAGTTGACAGGATCTTATCAAAAACAACCCTGAACATGGAAACGCATACAGTATATGAAAAATGGGCGTACGATATTATTTGTGAAATCTATTCCCATATGGAAGAAGTTAGAGTAAAAGAGATTACTGATATGCTTGATGGAATGCCATCGTTTTCAAATGAACGTAATTGGAAACTTGTTCATGGGTATCTGACACATTTAATGACATTGAAGACTTTGGACTCATTAAAGAAAGTCAAGGATCAATCCTTGAAAAGCTTGATAAAGAAAAAGTTGCAATATCTACGATCACAATCGAAGAGCTATTTTGAAGCTTATATATCTGACCTAAAAGAAGCTGAAGTTGATCAGGAGCTACTATCTAAGTTTTCTTACAAAACTGTCGTGCCACATATTATCGATACCGTAACAGATATTGCAAAAATAGTTAGCAATCTTTAAGCATAAATATTACAATTACATCTATTAAAAACATTACTCTATTACAGAGATATCTAGTATCCGATTCACTGTCCTTGTGCACTCTTCATCGACAAGTACATCGTAATTAGTTTATAAACTAGAATCATCTCTTGCAGACCAGTGTTCACAATTGACCTAAAACACGAGTCATGCATTGAGGAAAATATGACCCCAAGAAAGCAAGTTCTCATTGGCTCTCTCAAAGCAAAAACTCCGCGGAAAGAGTATTCAAGCATTCTGTTTGTGACATTGCCTGGTGGACCGTCCGTTGGTGATTCTAACATAAAACTTGGGCGATGATAGAAGCTGTTAAAATCCTCAATGAAAGTGCTATTCATACTATGCAAAAACTTATCATACATCTCTGGGTACACATCGTCAAATCCCGTGCGGTATTCCCCAAAGAGTTTTTGAGCTGCTATAGTAATATCCACATAGAACCAAATACCTGTCATTATTCTGTTCATGTAATACCGCCGATATTTTCGATCACTGGCCATTCGCACAGCAGATTGTCTTACCTGATATAACGCCTGGCGAAACATTAAAGGTGATTGGACGAACCAATCGTTTAACCAGTCTCTAAATACTTCAACGTTAACGTTTCCAGGTTGATTAAACGTTTGTCTTAGTGCTTTGATAGCCTCCACATAGGCATTAGCAACGTCAATAAATGGACGTTCTAGGAGTTTCATATCAGCTTCATTCATTTCAGAGGCAGAGAACTCTTCCCCACACATCTCCCGAGCAATCATGTCAGCTATTGTCGCTTCTTCAGCTGCGGCAATGATTGAAAATGACATTGCTTCCTCCCAGCTATAGGGATAATTCTCTGGTACTCGTGTGTTGCGCTTAAACTTCTGAGGCATTCTTGAGCCCATAGATAGCAACTTCTTCATGTCTGCTGGAGTCGTTGTAAGCTCAAGCGCTTTCAATCTTACAAATGTCTTCGTAAAATTGTCCCCCTCACAATAGAAGGTCCTAAGCGCTAACTCTTGGGCAGATTCTAGTATTGGATTAAGTAGCTGATTATGAAGCTCCTGTTCTGACCTCCCAGTTGTGAATTTTTCTAATAAAGACCTGTCTATGCCTCTTGCATCAATTGGAAGGGTACTTATTATCACCATAAGGAGAACTTTCAAAATTATATTCAACTCATTTCCAAATATCATTTTTTATGGCTTTTTGATCtattaataaatttaatTGACTGATATATTGTCACTCTCCTTTACCACTTCTTACACCTCTTCACTGCTCAAATATCACAATATGTGTTATTCAGCTTTGTACCTTAGTGGCAGTCATGAAGCCAAAAACATCCAGCGGAAACCAAATATTTTAGACCTATAATATCCAGTTAATACTAAGTCTTTAGATATTTCTTCTAATAATCTATGTGGAAACCAATTCGATTTTAGTTGGTCTGACGCTGGCATAATATTCGAGTTTCGTTATGTTTTTTATTATGATAAAGTAATTTTGAGTTTAGTTTCaaattattttttaaaGATTAGGAAAGAGTGATAAAATCCATCAACATCTTGAAATTCTGTAGATTCCAATTCAATGTTGCTAATGGAAGCTAATGTCACTTGTATGTAGGAAGTATCCTAGTACTTACATTTATGTTAGTACGAGTAAGTTACGTAATAAATGATATGTAGACGGTGACAGAGAATACAAAAAAGGAAAATATTCCGTATTTAATAGGAAATAACCGCTAAATGTAATGAATGATAGAACTATATAAGCACTATTTGAAAATAAGCTCATGCAtttgttttaattagaTAGTGAAAATGCTTATTCATGCATAAGCAACTGCTACTGAGATAAACAAGCTATTAATCTTATTTTTGTTGTGTCTTCCTGACTACCGTCCAGAACTCTGACTACTTAACTAAATAAGTAGGGATGCTATAGTTTAGGTCAATGACTGTGTTATGGGACCTAATCCTTCCACATTTATAATAAAATTAGAATTTAAAATCTGTCGTAACGGGCTTCTAGTCTGTATGGGCGAATGAACTAATAAAAAACTATCTTTCGGCTTAATTTGGCCCAACGGGGGTTTTACTTAATTTTATGGTTCATCTTGTACGCGGCTACTAAGTTGTTCAGTCTCGTCACAATTTCGATGCATTCATCTGTGGAGATAGCTTCAAAGTAGTACCGCTTTTCTCCATTTGCCTTCATTACAAATATCTTAAAATATTCTGACACACGTGTAGACCTCTTGACAAGAGAAACTTGACTAATGTGAAAGGATTTGGTTTTCCCGACTTCCTGATTCCAATGATAACCATCATCTGGTGGGAtgatatatatatagtCGCCGTCAATGGCTAGTGTTCTTTCATGTTTATTGATAAATGACACCTGCTGCCTCCTCCAAACCTTGTATTTGTAATATGCGCCAGCTAGTAAGTCTTTGTAATATGTACCAGCTATCAAGTCTTTATAGTTGCTGCCTGCTCCTAGTGCATTAGATGATGACGTATTATAGTTTATTGAGGTCTTAGAATTGTTTTTGGTCCTAAAAAACCCTGTACCGCCGATACTATGGGCCATACCAATACCTGAGTGTTGTCTGTTAATTCCAAGCTTAAAGGTGTGGTGTTTTTTAACATTACTTGGTTTCGTCCCAATATTCTTCTGAGGTGATATATCCTCATTTGGGCTTGGATCATCGCCAACTCGAATATATTGATCTCCAACATCCAAAGTCAATGGGGTGATTAAATCACTGCTTTCATTTGTCGGCATAATATTTCCATACGGCATTGGGTTCTCAAAATGATTTAATTTGGCGtctttcttctttattACCTCCAATAAGAGCTGTCCACCTAAGCTCGTTACTGTTTCATTAAGATCTAATAGCATATTCCTTCCCGCATGCTTTAGTGTGTAGTCATTAGGGTTCAGTGTATTCCTCTGGCAATATTGAATCAAAATATCGTTCATTTTAGCTTCCAAAGAGACTTTTATATTAGCGTAATTCTGTTTATGGCTAATGTTTGGATACATGTAAACCTTAACATTAACTAACTTATCAGAGGTGGGGATTGTAGCACTAGTTAACATGGGAAGTTTATCATTAGATTTCTTACTCAATCCTGAATTAGTCACAGATTCAAGGTTATTTACTAACCCCGTAGGTAATGGAGTAACTTCCTCATTGATCATAAACTGACGTTCATTTTCCACATGGCAAATAACCATCTCATTATCGGATAATGTGCCAATCATTCGGGTCCTTTCAAGAACACCAAAATTATCTTCAAATGGCTCACCATCTTCGTCAACAAGTTTCAGAGTAAAATAGTTAGGGTTTTTTAGCTCTTCCATGTCAAGGCCGTCATTTAAAATATCCTCTCGTTTCAATAGTATGGAATAACTGTACAGTGCGTAACCCAACACCTCAAAAGCAGTGGCAGATTTCTTAATAGTAATTGTGAACGGTTTCTTCCTGTATGTTTTAGACAACTGGATATATATTTCTAATTGAACAACTGCTGATCCCGCTAAGTTCGAACCGGAAATAATAGAAAAGTATTCCAATGGATTAGTGTTCTCAGTAAAGCCAGATGATTTGAGCATCGAAGATAGCTGAGATTCTTGTGCCCTGATTGTTTGCACAGGTGATTTGTTAATGGTGAGTGTCCCTGGTGAGCCTGAATAGCCCATGTATAGTGATTGGTGTCTTATCTGCTTGTGTAGATAATACTTACCAGTCCTGGATTTTAGGGATTCCGCAGCAGAATATGCAGTTGTTAAGTCTCTTTCTTTGTTTGCTTTTATCGCATTGGTTGAGCCGCTTGACCACCTTCTAGCAGAAGGCGTTGATGAATCTTTTGGTTCCTGAGTCAAAGACGCGTCTGAGATTGTTAGCCTTTCCTGCTGATGGTAGCTATTTGGGGTGATTTTCTTGGAGTCACCCATAGTATTGAACATTGAAGATGTCTCCCCTTTCTGGATCATAAGGCCAAAACCATGGCTGCTCGGAATTGAATTATTCAAGTATACGTTACTATTGCCAGTTGGTACACCCCCAAATACATCAGACTCCCGGTTTGGAAACGGGCTATCGTTAGAATCCGAGTATAGAAGTGAGGACCCATAAGAAGATTCCTCGTCCCATATTGAGTCTTCAACACTTTCGTCAACATGACTTAGAATTTGACTCGATCTATTATTTCTCGAATCATGACTCAGCTTCTGAGATAAGTCATCAGTCAAATCCGCATTCACATCTCCCGTAAGTACCAGCGGGTCTAAATCATTCCCGTTTATGAAAGAATCTATCATTAGCTCGTCATCATTATCACTTAGCCGTGTGCCATGCTTACTGGATACAACTGAAACATTATCGCCCCGTTGAGAACTATGAGTACGACCTTCACTGATATGAAGCAGGTTTTGGGGGTTCAGCGAAAGACTATCTAGAATTGTTCCTTTCTTTAACAGCTTCGCCTTGGTGTCGTCCGTATTACCGGACAAGATCGGTTTCACAATGCCCTGATGCTCACTCTCATTCCCATGAAAAAAACGCCTATTTGCCTCCGTATCCAACTCGTCATTATCCTCCTCGTCATCATCTTCGTCTATCACATCCTCAAAGCCAAATTCATTATTATCATACAGGCCAAATCGTTTATGGTGCGCAGATTTAACTACCCCGTGGCCGACCACTAATTGCCTCTCCCGCGTTTTGTTGGAATCCCTACCATTTTGTAACCTAAATATACTACGTAAACGCCTTAAACTTTTCGAGTCCCTCTTCTTTTCGGTCCGTGGCTCTCCTTGTTTACCTTCACTCACCATAGATGACATCGAAATATCCTCGATACTCTTACCGATTTTTGAACCAACAGGCCCAGGACTCTTAAAGCTATTCTTAATCACCAAACCCTTACTACCAGAACCACTTTCTCGTCCATTAAAAGAACCTGTCCTTCGCGACTGCGAATCTTGACTGGTTTCTGATGGTTTCTGTACCCGCGGGGTCAATGCGCTCAAGTAACTTTCTAATATAGGTGGAGATTCTAATTGAACCAACAAATCATTACAATCATCATCTTGATATATCTTTCTCAAAGTATCATTAGTAGCAACATCGCCATATGGTTTAATCATTCGCTTCAATTGGTCATCTTCAGGACAACTTTTAAGGAAACCAGCCCGTAACTTGTTTATCCTGAGAGCTGACGTTGCATCCATACTCCAAAGTGTTGACTATCAGATATAACAATAAGCACTTCGGTAATCCTTACATTAAACGTTCTTCATGTAAATTTGTCTACTAATGCTGTTTATTCAAAGCTTTAAACTTAACGAttatataaaaaaaaagCATGACcaaaaaataaataatacATCACTTTTAAGTTATAATCTTGATGTACCACCAACGGCCGCAAATTATAGAAATTTTATCTATAAAGGCCTAAAATGACACTTTCTTGTAACTGGAAGAAACTGGAATCAGTTTTAGATGGTAATGCTGGAAACTTGGATACCAAAAGACGTAAGAAAGGTATTGGATGTAAGATAGACACTAAATCAAGCTCATCGCCATCTTTAAAGGTCCATAAAAGTGTCAAAACCTCCCGTATAATGAAGATGGTTGAATCTATGAATAAGGAGATTGAATCAGCTAAAACAAAGAACAATAAGGAGATTGCACTAAACGAAAATACGAGTAATAGtaagaagaagaagaagaagaagaagaaaccGACAAGCAACAACCGTAAACCCAAAATAGGAAAGTATATTGCTTTAGATTGTGAATTTGTGGGGGTCGGGTATAGAGGGAAAGTTTCTGCGCTTGCTAGAGTTACTGCGGTTAACTACTGTGGAGAACAACTATTAAATCTATATGTGAAGCCAAAAGAGCAAGTTACAGACTGGAGGACATGGGTTAGTGGTATTAGGCCGGAAGATATGAAAAATGCGGTTAATTTTGACGTTGCTAGGAAGGCTGTTGCTGATTTGATTGAGGGGCGAATTTTAATAGGACATTCTATATCTAAAGATTTGAAGGTCTTGCGTCTTTCGCATCCTCGTAATTTAACAAGAGATACCGCTATGTGTGGTTTTTTAAAGGAGAAATACGGCTATATTGGCACACCAAGTTTGAAGAAACTTGCTACTGATGTTTTAGGAATTGAAATTCAAAAGGCTGAGCATTCTTCTTTGGAAGATGCAAAGGCAACTTTGGAAATATATAAGGCACACAAGGCAGATTATGATTCGACACTATATTCTAGGAATAATCGTAACGACTGATGTAAGTATCTTTTACATGAATGTTTTATTGTAACTGTCATTAATATTCTTTTATGCACAATACTAGTACAATATATACGTTCAGGTTATCTGCTAGTCAAAGAAAACTACTGTTTGTAACATATTAACAGCAACAACTACTGTTCTGACTCAATAATTTTGCTGACTATTGTAAGCACTTGTTTTCTCCTTTCATAAAACACTTCCCTCTGGTACTTGTTGAGAGTTATAAGATCGTTTGAAGTCAAATCTGATTCAATGTCTGATATGCCAATTAAATCCCTGGATGCTAAATATGCTTCCATTTGCGCCGAAATTTCATTGAAGCTGATAAACTCTCGCTGTATCACCAGCAGCCTTATGACGACAAAGGATATGTTTACAACGTTGTTTGCAACATCAAACGTGTTTATACGTTTCAATTCTTCTTTCATGACACCCAATACCTTGAAAACCACAGGAGATCGATTAGTTGCCAAATGCTTTAATAGTAATAAAAACCGTGCCTTGCTTGGCTCATCTGAACTACGAGAAGCAAAGTATACTGCTGTTTGGTATAAGGTGATTTCAGCACTACATTCGCCACTTTCTAACCAGGTTAATAAAACCTGTGGAATCTTTGTAGCATCATCGTCCAACAATACAACGGTGGAGTCGATACCAACTTCattcttcaacttttcaaaGTGATCAGGACGCTGGACGATATACAGgaataataaaaatacCAAGTACTCGTTGCTGCCCGATTCTTGAAATTCAGCGTAGGTCAACTTGAAAAACTTGGTTAAAGCATCGATTGCAATTCCTCTCACGAATGGCACCAAAAGACCTTTAGAAATAAACGTTATCAGAACATGCGCGAAATTTCTGTCGTAAAGTGTAACTTGAGCAATGACTCTAACTCATCTAGTACAGGTTTAAAGAATTCTCTTCTTGAGTATAGATATGCGAAAATGGATTTCGGCCGATTATCTTCTGTATTTCCCAATTTTAACCTCTGACAGCTATTAACCATGAGTAATAAACCACCTTGGTAAATCATAGTATTGGGGGATCGCATATATGTAGTCGATAACCAAAATAACTGCGGTAGTAATTCAGAACTGGGCTTTAAGCCATCAACTATCCTGCTGTATGCAAAAACGTGAGAAATCGCATAGAAGAGCAGTTCTTCTGTTATACATGGTACTGCCATTACCTTCATTGTTTGCGTTAATAACTTACGGCAAATTTGGTCATCAATACCGCTTCTTGCAACAATACCCATAATCATCATTGCCCTGGATGATAAAAATGACTCTACATTCGTTACCACTCCAATAATATAGATAATGTATTTCGTCTTCCAATATAGCGAATCATTAACAGAAGCATTATCcattaataaaataatgTTATCAATAAAGCACTCCAGGGTAG
This window contains:
- the REX4 gene encoding putative 3'-5' exonuclease (Syntenic homolog of Ashbya gossypii AER024W; Syntenic homolog of Saccharomyces cerevisiae YOL080C (REX4)) is translated as MTLSCNWKKLESVLDGNAGNLDTKRRKKGIGCKIDTKSSSSPSLKVHKSVKTSRIMKMVESMNKEIESAKTKNNKEIALNENTSNSKKKKKKKKKPTSNNRKPKIGKYIALDCEFVGVGYRGKVSALARVTAVNYCGEQLLNLYVKPKEQVTDWRTWVSGIRPEDMKNAVNFDVARKAVADLIEGRILIGHSISKDLKVLRLSHPRNLTRDTAMCGFLKEKYGYIGTPSLKKLATDVLGIEIQKAEHSSLEDAKATLEIYKAHKADYDSTLYSRNNRND
- the AVO1 gene encoding Avo1p (Syntenic homolog of Ashbya gossypii AER023C; Syntenic homolog of Saccharomyces cerevisiae YOL078W (AVO1)): MDATSALRINKLRAGFLKSCPEDDQLKRMIKPYGDVATNDTLRKIYQDDDCNDLLVQLESPPILESYLSALTPRVQKPSETSQDSQSRRTGSFNGRESGSGSKGLVIKNSFKSPGPVGSKIGKSIEDISMSSMVSEGKQGEPRTEKKRDSKSLRRLRSIFRLQNGRDSNKTRERQLVVGHGVVKSAHHKRFGLYDNNEFGFEDVIDEDDDEEDNDELDTEANRRFFHGNESEHQGIVKPILSGNTDDTKAKLLKKGTILDSLSLNPQNLLHISEGRTHSSQRGDNVSVVSSKHGTRLSDNDDELMIDSFINGNDLDPLVLTGDVNADLTDDLSQKLSHDSRNNRSSQILSHVDESVEDSIWDEESSYGSSLLYSDSNDSPFPNRESDVFGGVPTGNSNVYLNNSIPSSHGFGLMIQKGETSSMFNTMGDSKKITPNSYHQQERLTISDASLTQEPKDSSTPSARRWSSGSTNAIKANKERDLTTAYSAAESLKSRTGKYYLHKQIRHQSLYMGYSGSPGTLTINKSPVQTIRAQESQLSSMLKSSGFTENTNPLEYFSIISGSNLAGSAVVQLEIYIQLSKTYRKKPFTITIKKSATAFEVLGYALYSYSILLKREDILNDGLDMEELKNPNYFTLKLVDEDGEPFEDNFGVLERTRMIGTLSDNEMVICHVENERQFMINEEVTPLPTGLVNNLESVTNSGLSKKSNDKLPMLTSATIPTSDKLVNVKVYMYPNISHKQNYANIKVSLEAKMNDILIQYCQRNTLNPNDYTLKHAGRNMLLDLNETVTSLGGQLLLEVIKKKDAKLNHFENPMPYGNIMPTNESSDLITPLTLDVGDQYIRVGDDPSPNEDISPQKNIGTKPSNVKKHHTFKLGINRQHSGIGMAHSIGGTGFFRTKNNSKTSINYNTSSSNALGAGSNYKDLIAGTYYKDLLAGAYYKYKVWRRQQVSFINKHERTLAIDGDYIYIIPPDDGYHWNQEVGKTKSFHISQVSLVKRSTRVSEYFKIFVMKANGEKRYYFEAISTDECIEIVTRLNNLVAAYKMNHKIK